A DNA window from Candidatus Sulfidibacterium hydrothermale contains the following coding sequences:
- a CDS encoding T9SS type A sorting domain-containing protein — protein MGYRWYKKNFFLVLFLFGWGTSLMGQQRNFFQETWKPKFFACPDSAIQKDWNSGVVDANVNVDIHDSLYPILPVQLGVNTTFRSGASMATKRIPLYQESGWGVYRFPAGSGSNTYFWDGKLPDSTKVDFTPIDGSLSRYLTPAGFAAFKKAVNGEATIVVNYFYARYGITSEGTREARVLQAAKYAAGFVRKMNVELGAHVKYWEIGNECYGSWETGYTVDGVPVTGKEYGEDFRVFVREMKKVDSTIKIGAVVYSKDGDWNRQVLAEVKDDADFLVVHNYFTNFSHTSYQDILSALPQVSSIKKMLDDLTESVAGKPRGYFPVAMTEYNNRGDLTTTMANAIFVAQVIGELMKNDYGMATLWVGEWKWAPGTHGVIAVADPDQPDYSPRQAYMDFRYYRSYFGDYLINATSDNDSVKIYASRFSDGKIGLCLINESSKQQNIKLNIQGITQTAEQDSAWWYAVYADNIHITNKKFYINGQTGTTPGGGPEDFAKVKPYFTVWQPDRLFPAHAYSVNFVVLSVKEQTTSVPDNSEQQEKIHIFPNPFKNRIVLESQSRIFSIKITGLTGKTLLYCTPYAYRYSLNTTSLKPGIYILKVKTQKGNRIQKIIKW, from the coding sequence ATGGGATATCGCTGGTATAAAAAAAATTTCTTTCTGGTTTTATTCCTCTTCGGATGGGGAACATCACTGATGGGTCAACAGCGGAATTTTTTTCAGGAAACCTGGAAACCCAAATTCTTTGCCTGTCCTGATTCGGCCATTCAAAAAGACTGGAATAGCGGCGTTGTTGATGCCAATGTCAACGTGGATATTCATGATAGCTTATACCCCATCCTTCCGGTACAACTCGGCGTCAACACCACGTTTCGCAGTGGAGCATCCATGGCAACAAAACGCATACCGTTATATCAGGAATCAGGCTGGGGCGTTTACCGTTTTCCGGCCGGCAGCGGAAGCAACACCTATTTTTGGGACGGAAAGCTGCCCGATTCCACCAAAGTTGATTTTACTCCTATTGATGGTTCACTTTCAAGATACCTTACTCCTGCCGGATTTGCCGCTTTTAAAAAAGCCGTAAACGGTGAAGCTACCATTGTAGTCAACTATTTTTATGCCCGTTACGGAATAACATCTGAAGGAACCCGCGAAGCAAGAGTACTTCAGGCAGCAAAATATGCGGCAGGTTTTGTCCGTAAAATGAATGTGGAACTGGGAGCCCATGTAAAATACTGGGAAATCGGTAACGAATGCTACGGATCCTGGGAAACCGGGTATACCGTGGATGGCGTACCGGTTACCGGAAAAGAATACGGCGAAGATTTCAGGGTTTTTGTCCGCGAGATGAAAAAAGTGGATTCCACCATTAAAATCGGAGCAGTTGTTTACTCCAAAGATGGCGACTGGAACCGACAGGTATTGGCTGAAGTAAAAGACGATGCCGATTTTCTTGTGGTTCATAATTATTTTACCAATTTTAGCCACACTTCTTATCAGGATATCCTTTCGGCATTGCCACAGGTGAGCTCCATCAAAAAAATGCTGGATGATCTTACCGAAAGCGTGGCCGGAAAACCGCGGGGTTATTTTCCGGTTGCCATGACAGAATACAATAACCGGGGCGATCTGACTACCACCATGGCGAATGCCATTTTTGTAGCGCAGGTAATCGGCGAATTGATGAAAAACGACTATGGAATGGCTACCCTTTGGGTAGGCGAATGGAAATGGGCTCCCGGAACACACGGCGTTATCGCTGTAGCAGATCCTGACCAACCGGATTATTCACCACGACAGGCCTACATGGACTTTCGGTACTACCGGTCTTATTTTGGTGATTATCTGATCAATGCGACATCAGATAACGATTCGGTAAAAATTTACGCTTCCCGTTTCAGCGACGGAAAAATTGGTTTGTGCCTGATTAATGAATCGTCAAAACAACAAAATATCAAACTCAATATTCAAGGGATAACGCAAACTGCAGAACAGGATTCTGCCTGGTGGTACGCTGTGTATGCTGACAACATTCACATCACCAATAAAAAATTTTACATCAACGGACAAACCGGCACCACTCCTGGCGGCGGACCGGAAGATTTCGCAAAAGTAAAACCTTATTTCACAGTCTGGCAGCCCGACAGGCTTTTCCCGGCCCATGCCTATTCTGTAAACTTTGTCGTATTAAGCGTTAAAGAACAGACAACTTCTGTTCCGGATAATTCGGAGCAACAGGAAAAAATACATATTTTCCCCAATCCGTTTAAGAACCGCATTGTTCTCGAAAGCCAATCCAGGATATTCTCGATAAAAATCACCGGGCTTACCGGAAAAACGCTTCTTTATTGTACGCCTTACGCATACCGTTATTCACTGAACACGACTTCCCTAAAACCCGGAATTTATATCCTGAAAGTAAAAACCCAAAAAGGAAACCGGATTCAAAAAATAATAAAGTGGTAA
- a CDS encoding RNA recognition motif domain-containing protein: MSKKVFVGNIAWSVSEDDLGGTFSQYGEIEDLVILKDRYTHRSRGFGFVTFSVDADADKAIEALNGYSLNGRDLVVNEAKPPRRDRY; this comes from the coding sequence ATGTCAAAAAAAGTTTTTGTTGGGAATATTGCCTGGAGTGTGTCGGAAGATGATCTGGGTGGAACTTTTTCCCAATATGGAGAGATTGAAGATTTGGTGATCCTGAAAGACAGGTACACCCATCGTTCAAGAGGTTTCGGTTTTGTTACTTTCAGCGTAGATGCAGATGCTGACAAGGCCATTGAAGCCTTAAATGGTTACAGTTTGAATGGCCGTGATTTGGTCGTTAATGAAGCCAAACCCCCGCGCCGCGACCGGTATTAA
- a CDS encoding phosphoadenylyl-sulfate reductase, which translates to MTNQEQIKAWNRQLKNKSPQEIITFFLDHFKEKIALSTSMGLEDQALTHMISQIDKKAKIFTLDTGRLFPETYDLIDRTAKKYKITIEVFFPDASDVEQMVKEKGINLFYDSIENRKLCCHIRKIKPLMRATRNLDAWITGLRRDQSVTRKDMQTVEWDENNHLIKINPLIDWTEEQVWDYVNRFNVPVNPLHKKGFASIGCQPCTRAIEPGEDVRAGRWWWENPETKECGLHKR; encoded by the coding sequence ATGACAAACCAGGAACAAATTAAAGCATGGAACCGGCAGTTAAAAAATAAATCGCCGCAGGAAATTATTACCTTCTTTTTGGATCACTTTAAAGAAAAAATTGCCCTTTCCACCAGCATGGGACTGGAAGATCAGGCTTTAACGCATATGATCAGTCAAATCGACAAAAAAGCTAAAATTTTTACACTGGATACCGGACGGCTTTTCCCGGAAACTTACGATTTGATTGACCGCACAGCTAAAAAATATAAAATAACCATTGAAGTCTTTTTTCCGGATGCTTCCGATGTGGAACAGATGGTGAAAGAAAAAGGCATCAACCTGTTTTACGACAGCATTGAAAACCGGAAATTGTGTTGCCATATCCGCAAGATCAAACCGCTGATGCGGGCTACCCGTAATTTAGATGCCTGGATAACCGGTCTGCGACGCGATCAGTCGGTAACAAGAAAAGACATGCAAACCGTTGAATGGGACGAAAACAATCATCTGATTAAAATTAATCCGCTCATTGACTGGACAGAAGAACAGGTATGGGATTATGTAAACCGGTTTAACGTCCCCGTCAATCCGCTGCACAAAAAAGGATTTGCCAGTATTGGCTGCCAGCCATGTACCCGGGCTATCGAACCCGGCGAAGATGTGCGTGCCGGCCGCTGGTGGTGGGAAAATCCGGAAACCAAAGAGTGCGGACTTCATAAAAGGTAA
- a CDS encoding MATE family efflux transporter gives MANAKKKLNREIFRLAVPNIVSNLTVPLLGIADYALMGHLKSDSVMYVGAVALGTTIFNVVYMSLGFLRMGTSGFTAQSYGAGNHEALHRGLHRSLLVALGLALILLLLQYPIQWIAFRLLDGTPQVTHFARRYFYIRIYAAPATLMLYSFYGWFLGMQNARIPMTIAVVVNIMNIGLNFLFVYPFHMHSDGVALASVLAQYTGLLLAFLFLFKKYKPYARRLSLKILAQKEGLLIFFKVNSDIFIRTILLIFVLTFFTGISARINDKILAVNTLLFQFFFFFSYFADGFAFAGEALAGKAKGSGNVQLLKMTVHRLFFWGSVIAFVTALIYFFGLKYFMVILTNNPALLHLAKAYYGWVIILPLTSLAAFIWDGIYVGVTASKAMRNTMIFSALFVFLPAFYFLFPTYQNHGLWLALQLFMLSRGISMGLLAPKAVYRIK, from the coding sequence ATGGCGAACGCCAAAAAAAAACTCAACCGCGAAATTTTCCGGCTGGCCGTTCCCAACATCGTCAGCAATCTGACTGTTCCGTTACTCGGCATAGCCGACTATGCCCTGATGGGACACCTGAAATCGGACAGTGTGATGTATGTTGGCGCGGTGGCACTCGGCACCACGATTTTTAATGTGGTGTACATGAGTCTCGGATTTCTGCGGATGGGAACCAGCGGTTTTACAGCCCAATCGTATGGCGCCGGCAACCACGAAGCATTACACCGCGGACTACACCGTTCGCTGCTTGTCGCTCTCGGACTGGCTTTAATTCTCCTCCTGCTGCAATATCCCATACAATGGATTGCTTTCCGGCTGCTGGATGGCACACCACAGGTAACCCATTTTGCCCGGCGATACTTTTACATCCGCATTTACGCTGCTCCGGCTACCCTGATGCTTTACAGCTTTTACGGCTGGTTTCTCGGCATGCAAAATGCACGTATTCCTATGACTATCGCCGTTGTCGTGAACATCATGAATATCGGACTGAATTTTCTGTTTGTCTATCCTTTTCACATGCACTCCGACGGAGTGGCACTGGCCAGTGTTTTGGCTCAGTATACCGGCTTGTTGCTTGCTTTTTTGTTTTTATTTAAAAAATACAAACCGTATGCACGCCGTCTTTCTTTGAAAATTCTGGCCCAAAAAGAGGGGTTGCTTATCTTTTTCAAAGTGAATAGCGACATTTTTATCCGGACGATCTTACTCATTTTTGTATTGACTTTTTTCACTGGCATTTCTGCCCGCATCAACGACAAAATACTGGCTGTAAACACATTATTATTTCAATTCTTCTTTTTCTTTTCCTATTTTGCTGATGGATTTGCCTTTGCAGGCGAAGCCCTTGCCGGCAAAGCCAAAGGATCAGGAAACGTACAATTGCTGAAAATGACCGTACACCGGCTGTTTTTTTGGGGATCGGTTATCGCCTTTGTTACCGCTTTGATTTATTTCTTTGGATTAAAGTATTTTATGGTAATTTTAACGAACAATCCGGCACTACTGCATCTTGCCAAAGCTTATTACGGATGGGTAATTATCCTGCCGTTAACAAGTCTTGCCGCCTTTATATGGGATGGTATTTATGTAGGGGTAACCGCATCCAAAGCCATGCGAAATACCATGATTTTTTCGGCGCTGTTCGTTTTCCTGCCGGCATTTTATTTTCTTTTTCCCACCTATCAAAATCACGGATTGTGGCTTGCACTGCAACTGTTCATGCTCTCCCGTGGGATTTCCATGGGGCTTCTGGCCCCCAAAGCCGTTTACCGGATCAAATAA
- a CDS encoding GH1 family beta-glucosidase, translated as MNRRKWLKNTALASGAILLSPYVNAATKLINRLSPKLTLTKQAFGKDFVWGAACAAYQVEGAWNTDGKGLSIWDVFSHRKHKIEQGENGDTATDFYHRYREDISLLKEMHFNAFRFSLSWSRIFPEGTGKINPKGVEFYHQVIDFCLENGIEPWVTLYHWDLPEALQKKGGWDNREIVRWFSQYADFVSNEYGKKVKNWMVLNEPLSFTALGYMTGEMAPGKRGFGHFFPAVHHAVLCQAAGGRAIRRNIPDANIGTTFALSWVNPVNNEPKNIEAARRYDALMNRIFVEPAVGRGYPFDRLPGLKKIEKYMLPGDEEKMKFQFDFLGVQNYYPVTVKKNWFPVIHAKEIPASKRGAKTNCMGGEINGYDFYRILKQFAQYNIPLVVTENGVCFNDKLQNGHVHDEKRIAFFKEYLQNLLRAKREGVDIRGYFVWSLTDNFEWDKGYRPRFGLIYIDYQNKLKRYIKDSGYWFMKFLG; from the coding sequence ATGAACCGACGAAAATGGCTAAAAAACACCGCGTTAGCTTCTGGTGCCATACTACTCTCTCCTTACGTAAATGCCGCCACAAAACTCATAAACCGGCTTTCTCCAAAGCTTACACTCACAAAGCAGGCTTTTGGGAAAGATTTTGTATGGGGCGCCGCCTGTGCAGCCTATCAGGTAGAAGGAGCCTGGAATACCGACGGAAAAGGTCTGTCGATATGGGATGTTTTTTCTCATCGGAAACATAAAATTGAACAAGGCGAAAATGGCGACACAGCTACCGATTTTTATCACCGTTACCGGGAAGATATCAGTCTGTTAAAAGAGATGCATTTTAATGCTTTTCGTTTTTCGCTTTCCTGGTCACGAATTTTCCCCGAGGGAACCGGAAAAATCAATCCAAAAGGGGTAGAATTTTACCACCAGGTAATTGATTTTTGTCTGGAAAATGGAATTGAGCCCTGGGTTACCCTTTATCATTGGGATTTACCCGAAGCATTGCAGAAAAAAGGCGGCTGGGATAACCGTGAAATAGTCCGGTGGTTTTCACAATATGCCGATTTTGTTTCCAACGAATACGGTAAAAAAGTAAAAAACTGGATGGTCCTGAATGAGCCACTGTCGTTTACCGCACTGGGCTATATGACGGGGGAGATGGCTCCCGGCAAACGGGGATTTGGTCACTTTTTCCCGGCAGTTCACCATGCCGTGCTTTGTCAGGCGGCCGGTGGCCGCGCCATACGGAGAAACATTCCGGATGCCAATATCGGAACCACCTTTGCCCTTTCGTGGGTAAACCCGGTTAATAACGAACCAAAAAACATCGAAGCGGCCCGCCGTTACGATGCCCTGATGAACCGCATTTTTGTGGAACCGGCTGTGGGTCGCGGTTATCCGTTTGACCGGCTGCCCGGATTAAAAAAAATTGAAAAATACATGCTGCCCGGAGATGAAGAAAAAATGAAATTCCAATTCGATTTTCTCGGCGTTCAAAATTATTATCCGGTAACCGTCAAGAAAAACTGGTTTCCCGTAATTCACGCCAAAGAAATACCGGCATCGAAACGCGGAGCCAAAACCAACTGCATGGGCGGTGAAATTAACGGCTACGATTTTTACCGTATTCTCAAACAGTTTGCACAATACAACATTCCTCTTGTGGTAACCGAAAACGGGGTTTGTTTTAACGACAAGTTACAAAACGGCCATGTTCATGATGAAAAGCGGATTGCCTTTTTTAAAGAATACCTGCAAAATCTGTTACGGGCTAAACGCGAAGGCGTGGATATCCGCGGTTATTTTGTATGGTCGCTTACCGACAATTTTGAATGGGACAAAGGCTATCGTCCACGTTTCGGGCTGATTTACATTGACTATCAAAACAAACTAAAACGGTACATCAAAGATTCGGGATACTGGTTTATGAAATTTCTGGGATAA
- a CDS encoding chemotaxis protein CheD encodes MSYQNPSSITDSACYVQAGETIITNKTDILVSTPLGSCVAVVAYDPETKTGGMAHVMLPGKAPDNYHPDDKNKYCHNAIEYLLKKLSNFGLPPEKLEICLAGGANVLKKPNDTIARAMVSSVLHFIAKKNLNIIAAVLGGMERRTISLDTTTGIVSYTCGDNAPKVLWQYLHPKQ; translated from the coding sequence ATGTCTTATCAAAACCCGAGTTCCATTACAGATTCAGCCTGTTATGTTCAGGCCGGTGAAACAATAATCACAAACAAAACCGACATTCTTGTTTCTACTCCGTTGGGTTCTTGTGTGGCTGTTGTTGCTTATGATCCGGAAACAAAAACCGGAGGCATGGCTCATGTAATGTTGCCGGGAAAAGCACCGGATAATTATCACCCGGACGACAAAAACAAATACTGCCATAATGCCATCGAATATTTATTGAAAAAGCTGAGTAATTTCGGACTTCCTCCCGAAAAACTGGAAATTTGTCTCGCCGGTGGCGCCAACGTTTTGAAAAAACCTAACGACACCATTGCCCGGGCTATGGTAAGCAGTGTTTTGCATTTTATCGCGAAAAAAAATTTAAACATTATTGCGGCTGTTTTAGGAGGAATGGAAAGAAGAACCATTTCGCTTGATACAACAACAGGGATCGTTTCATACACCTGTGGTGATAACGCCCCAAAAGTTCTCTGGCAATACCTGCACCCAAAACAATAA
- a CDS encoding ATP-binding protein, which yields MKNRPVKTKDDYLKEIETLKQKLNASEKEKNQLKTLNKQLQEKEEILRALFYNMNDIVMELDYDGKIINIAPTNPEMLYKPPEIVIGKTLHDIFPKEKADRFLKFIRKSFHKHRLHTLEYTLTLQKKEYWFKGEAIPKTENTVLFIARDITKEKRAEQELKAAFQQLSATEQQLRAANQQLTTVNQEIKKSENNLKVLLKAITDVAVELDYNGKYLNIAPTSPQPLFTPPQSRIGKTLHEVLPKAEADRFLKLVRDSLSKKEPVTITYSTLIQGKKYWFEGRAVPKSTDSVLYIAHDITGLKKAEAELKAAFQQLSASEQQLRAANQQLEAAFQQLSANEQQLRATNQQLKAAEAEAQKAKEEFKQISVLRNAILESPQKIIVFALDTQYRYLDFTSSHRQTMKEIWGVDIKTGDNMLNFIQYEADREKAKANFDRALKGEHFVLEEEYGDENLKRSYYENHYNPVYDETGEKIIGVSVYVIDITRQKEIEQKLQEQNHELQLAKEKAEESDRLKSAFLANMSHEIRTPMNGILGFVNLLNTPDLSLMEREKYQAIITKSSQRLLNTINDLIDISRIESGQINVYLSEISLEKLMDELYEFFEPEITDKGLTFRVLPVPRNLHKKIISDNTKLHGILINLIKNAIKFTNKGDITLGCFRQGEFVEFFVKDTGIGIPENRIKAVFNRFEQAEISNTRGYEGSGLGLSIAKAYVEMLGGKIWVTSKEKQGTTFRFTIPYKTKENISLSKSPKEQPKEEKETITSLETIKPDILVAEDDEVSLLYLKTILSGKFRKFYAARTGSQAIEILKNHPEIKLIFMDIKMPGTNGLEATRIIREFNKEVIIIAQTAFAMIGDDKKALAAGCNDYVTKPINKAQILSVMNKWTAKK from the coding sequence ATGAAAAATAGACCGGTTAAAACCAAAGACGATTATTTAAAAGAAATTGAAACATTAAAACAAAAGTTAAATGCTTCGGAAAAAGAAAAAAACCAATTAAAGACCCTAAATAAGCAACTCCAGGAAAAAGAGGAAATACTCCGGGCGCTCTTTTATAACATGAACGACATTGTTATGGAGCTCGACTATGACGGCAAAATCATTAATATTGCCCCTACCAACCCCGAAATGTTGTATAAACCGCCGGAAATTGTCATCGGGAAAACCCTTCACGATATTTTTCCCAAAGAGAAAGCAGACCGTTTCCTTAAATTTATCCGGAAAAGCTTTCACAAACACCGGCTTCACACACTGGAATACACCCTTACTCTTCAAAAGAAAGAATACTGGTTTAAAGGAGAAGCGATTCCCAAAACGGAAAACACCGTTTTGTTCATTGCCCGAGACATCACCAAAGAAAAAAGAGCAGAACAAGAGTTAAAAGCAGCTTTCCAGCAACTTTCGGCTACCGAACAACAATTAAGGGCAGCTAATCAACAATTAACGACAGTTAATCAGGAAATTAAAAAAAGTGAGAATAATTTAAAGGTGCTGTTAAAAGCCATTACGGATGTGGCTGTTGAACTGGATTACAACGGAAAATACCTTAATATTGCCCCCACTTCTCCCCAGCCTTTGTTCACCCCACCCCAAAGCCGGATTGGAAAAACGCTCCATGAGGTTCTTCCCAAAGCAGAAGCTGATCGTTTCCTGAAACTGGTGCGTGACAGCCTTTCTAAAAAAGAACCGGTTACTATCACTTATTCCACTTTGATCCAGGGAAAAAAATATTGGTTTGAAGGACGTGCAGTTCCCAAAAGCACGGACAGTGTTCTCTACATTGCCCATGACATCACCGGTCTAAAAAAAGCGGAAGCGGAATTAAAAGCGGCTTTTCAACAGCTTTCTGCCAGTGAACAACAACTGCGGGCAGCCAATCAGCAACTGGAAGCAGCCTTCCAGCAACTATCAGCCAACGAACAGCAATTGCGCGCTACCAACCAGCAACTTAAAGCAGCTGAAGCAGAGGCCCAAAAAGCCAAAGAAGAATTTAAACAAATCTCAGTCCTAAGAAACGCAATCCTCGAAAGTCCACAAAAAATTATTGTTTTTGCCCTCGACACACAATACCGTTATCTCGATTTTACTTCTTCTCATCGCCAAACCATGAAAGAAATTTGGGGAGTCGATATCAAAACGGGCGACAACATGCTGAATTTCATTCAATATGAAGCGGACAGGGAGAAAGCCAAAGCCAATTTCGACCGGGCTTTGAAAGGCGAGCATTTTGTTTTGGAAGAAGAATATGGCGACGAAAATTTAAAACGTTCCTATTACGAAAACCATTACAATCCCGTTTATGACGAAACGGGAGAAAAGATTATCGGCGTGTCGGTGTATGTAATTGATATTACCCGGCAAAAAGAAATTGAGCAAAAGCTGCAGGAACAAAACCACGAGCTTCAGTTAGCCAAAGAAAAAGCAGAAGAAAGTGACCGGCTGAAAAGTGCTTTCCTCGCCAACATGAGCCATGAGATCCGTACCCCCATGAATGGGATTCTGGGGTTTGTGAACCTGCTGAACACCCCGGATCTGAGTCTTATGGAAAGAGAAAAATACCAGGCCATCATAACAAAAAGCAGCCAGCGACTGCTGAACACCATCAATGACCTGATTGACATTTCAAGAATCGAATCGGGCCAAATAAATGTTTACCTCTCCGAAATTTCACTGGAAAAGCTGATGGATGAACTTTACGAATTTTTCGAACCGGAGATCACGGACAAAGGACTGACTTTTCGTGTATTACCGGTCCCCAGAAACTTACACAAGAAAATCATCAGTGACAACACCAAACTACATGGCATTTTGATCAACCTGATTAAAAACGCCATCAAATTCACGAACAAAGGCGACATCACATTGGGTTGTTTCCGCCAGGGAGAATTTGTTGAATTTTTCGTAAAAGATACCGGGATTGGCATTCCCGAAAACCGGATAAAAGCCGTTTTTAACCGATTTGAACAGGCAGAAATAAGTAACACAAGAGGATACGAAGGTTCTGGCCTTGGATTGTCCATTGCCAAAGCTTATGTGGAAATGCTGGGTGGAAAAATCTGGGTTACTTCCAAAGAAAAACAGGGAACTACTTTCCGGTTTACAATTCCCTATAAGACCAAAGAGAATATCTCCCTGAGCAAATCCCCCAAAGAGCAACCCAAAGAGGAAAAAGAAACAATTACCAGCCTGGAGACAATAAAACCGGATATTTTGGTTGCTGAAGATGATGAGGTCAGCTTGCTTTACCTAAAAACCATTCTCTCCGGGAAATTTCGCAAGTTTTATGCAGCCCGCACAGGAAGCCAGGCTATCGAAATCCTTAAAAACCACCCGGAAATCAAATTAATTTTCATGGACATCAAAATGCCGGGAACCAATGGCCTGGAAGCTACCCGGATTATCCGCGAGTTCAATAAAGAGGTCATTATTATAGCCCAAACCGCTTTTGCCATGATCGGTGATGATAAAAAAGCGTTGGCAGCCGGCTGTAACGATTACGTTACCAAACCGATAAACAAGGCCCAAATACTCTCCGTCATGAACAAATGGACCGCAAAAAAATAA
- the htpG gene encoding molecular chaperone HtpG, with protein MTAQKGKIGIQTENIFPIIKKFLYSDHEIFLRELISNAVDATQKLKTLASLGKFKDELGDLTIQVEVDKKKKTLTVRDRGIGMTAEEVDKYINQIAFSSAEEFLKKFKAKSEDELNAIIGHFGLGFYSTFMVSDKVVINTKTYKKGGSTKAVRWECDGSPEYTMTESDKKDRGTEVTLYINDENKEFLEDYRVEELLKKYCKFMPVPIQFGMETVFEPIEGEKDKDGKPKTKEVKRPKIINDTDPLWKKSPSEVKEEDYKAFYHKLYPLTLDEPLFHIHLNVDYPFNLTGILYFPKVKRDYELQRNKIQLYSNQVFITDSVEGIVPEFLTLLHGVIDSPDIPLNVSRSYLQSDQNVKKISGYITKKVADKLAEIFKNDRKSFEEKWDDIKIFIEYGMISEPKFYDKAVKFALLKNTDGKYFTLDEYKKHIEPAQKDKNNKLIYLYANNIDEQYSYIQAAKERGYDVLLMDGVLDPHFINTLEQKLPDTAFARVDSNTIDKLIEKEDQAPSKLDDKQKEKVKAAFERVIDKKQFEVSFENLSESEMPITITQNEFMRRMKDMEAIGGSPMMGMGALPDTYTLVINANHPLIGKISETDDEKQQDEMARQLYDLARLSKNLLKGKELDEFVKRNVERVS; from the coding sequence ATGACAGCACAAAAAGGAAAAATCGGAATCCAAACGGAAAACATTTTCCCGATTATCAAGAAATTTCTTTACTCAGATCATGAAATATTTCTCAGAGAATTGATATCCAATGCGGTAGATGCCACACAAAAGTTAAAAACATTGGCTTCTCTCGGGAAATTCAAAGACGAACTCGGCGATTTAACTATTCAGGTGGAAGTGGACAAAAAGAAGAAAACCCTGACAGTCCGCGACCGCGGAATCGGAATGACCGCCGAAGAAGTCGATAAATACATTAATCAGATTGCTTTTTCGAGTGCCGAAGAATTTCTGAAAAAATTCAAAGCCAAATCAGAAGATGAGCTCAACGCCATCATCGGTCATTTCGGGCTGGGATTTTACTCCACTTTTATGGTTTCGGACAAGGTGGTTATCAACACCAAAACCTACAAAAAAGGCGGAAGTACCAAAGCCGTTCGCTGGGAATGCGATGGCAGCCCGGAATATACCATGACCGAATCGGACAAAAAAGACCGCGGCACCGAAGTAACGCTGTACATCAACGACGAAAACAAAGAGTTTCTTGAAGATTACCGCGTTGAAGAGCTGCTGAAAAAGTACTGTAAATTTATGCCGGTACCCATTCAGTTTGGAATGGAAACCGTATTTGAACCCATTGAAGGCGAAAAAGACAAAGACGGAAAACCCAAAACCAAAGAGGTAAAACGTCCGAAAATCATCAACGACACCGACCCGCTGTGGAAAAAATCGCCTTCGGAAGTCAAAGAAGAAGATTACAAAGCTTTCTATCACAAGCTTTATCCGCTCACGCTGGACGAACCGTTGTTCCATATCCATCTGAATGTGGATTATCCGTTTAACCTTACCGGGATTCTTTATTTCCCGAAAGTAAAACGCGATTACGAGCTGCAGCGCAACAAAATTCAGTTGTACAGCAACCAGGTTTTTATTACCGATTCGGTGGAAGGTATTGTTCCTGAGTTTCTTACCCTGCTGCACGGCGTAATCGACTCACCCGATATCCCGCTGAACGTTAGCCGTTCGTATCTGCAAAGCGACCAGAATGTGAAAAAGATTTCGGGTTATATTACCAAAAAGGTGGCTGACAAACTGGCCGAAATCTTTAAAAACGACCGGAAAAGCTTTGAAGAAAAATGGGACGATATCAAGATATTTATTGAATACGGCATGATCTCGGAACCCAAATTTTACGACAAAGCAGTAAAATTTGCGCTCCTGAAAAATACCGACGGCAAATACTTCACGCTGGACGAATACAAAAAACATATCGAACCGGCACAAAAAGATAAAAACAACAAACTCATCTATCTGTATGCCAATAATATAGATGAACAATACAGCTATATTCAGGCTGCCAAAGAACGTGGCTACGACGTATTGCTGATGGACGGTGTACTCGATCCGCATTTTATCAATACACTGGAACAAAAATTACCCGATACGGCTTTTGCCCGCGTGGATTCTAACACCATAGACAAGCTCATCGAAAAAGAAGACCAGGCGCCTTCCAAACTCGATGACAAACAGAAAGAAAAAGTAAAGGCTGCTTTTGAAAGGGTAATTGACAAAAAACAGTTCGAAGTTTCCTTCGAAAACCTGAGTGAATCGGAAATGCCCATTACCATCACGCAAAACGAGTTTATGCGGCGTATGAAAGATATGGAAGCCATCGGCGGCAGCCCCATGATGGGCATGGGGGCACTTCCGGATACTTACACGCTTGTGATTAATGCCAACCATCCGTTAATCGGAAAAATTTCCGAAACCGATGATGAAAAACAACAAGACGAAATGGCCCGTCAGCTGTACGATTTGGCACGGCTATCCAAAAACCTGTTGAAAGGAAAAGAGCTGGATGAGTTTGTGAAAAGAAATGTTGAACGCGTAAGTTAA